The Kiritimatiellia bacterium genome includes the window GCTAAACGAGTCGGACGCGAGCGGAACTCCATGAATCTGGACAAACTCGTCAACCAACCGTGCGCGTGGCTCGCGGTGGGCTCGAGTGAGGGACCGGTCGTTAGCAGCCGCATACGCCTCGCTCGCAACGTCAGGGACGCCGCCTTTCCTGGCTGGGCCGGACCGGACGAATGCGAACGACTTTGGAACCGCATCGCCCCCGTCCTCTCCGGTGTGCCTTCGCTGCAGCCGGCCGAAGCGGTCGCGATGGGAGATTTGTCGGAACTGGGCCGCCAAATTCTGTTTGAGCGCCATTTGATCAGCCGGGAACAAGCGGAAAAAACCCGCGGCAGCGGCTTGGTCTTTCGCGGCGACGAAACCCTGTCGGTGATGGTCAACGAGGAAGACCACCTCCGGCTGCAGGGGATGCGCCCCGGCCTCAGCTTGCGCGAATTGTGGAAAGACGTCGACCGGCTCGACTCGGAAATCGAGGAGCGGCTTGACTACGCCTTTTCCTCGAAGCTGGGCTACCTGACGGCGTGCCCCACGAATGTCGGGACGGGGCTTCGGGCGAGCGTCATGCTTCACCTTCCCGGATTGGTACTGATGAACGAGATCAATCCCGTCATCAAAGGGATGGGGAAGATCGGGTTGGCGGTTCGTGGTCTCTGGGGCGAGGGGACGGAAGCGGCCGGTAACATGTTCCAAATTTCCAATCAGATCACACTCGGCGATCCCGAGGATCAGATTATCCATCTCATCGAGCAGATTGTGCAGGAAATTGTTGAGCACGAACGGAACGCGCGGGCCCGGCTGTTGGAGCGGCGCGAGACCGTCGTGCGGGACCACGTCGGACGCGCATACGGGATCCTGTGCCATGCACATATCCTCACATCCAAGGAAGCGCTCGATCTCCTGTCGGGTTTGCGTTTGGGGATTGATTTGGGTATATTGCCAGCGGTGAGTCGGCAGGTCGTCGACGAGCTCATGTTGTTGACGCAGCCGGGTCACCTGCAAAAATTGGAGTCGAAAGCGTTGAAACCGAAGGAACGCGATCGGTACCGGGCCCGTTTGGTTCGGGAGCGGCTCGCCGCGGAGACCCGGCGCCGGAAAGAATGAATGAGGAAATGAACAGTTTTACGCCACGCGCCCAGCAGGTGCTTCAACTTGCTCGCAAGGAAGCTGACCGGTTCAACCACGGTTACGTGGGGACCGAACATATCCTCCTCGGGATCATAGCGCTCGGCCAGGGGGTGGCCGTCAATGTCCTCCAGCGTCTCGGCGTGAATCTCGAAATGGTCCGCTTGGAGGTCGAAAAGGCTGTCGGAGTAGGTCCCGAAACCAAGACCGTCGGGAATTTGCCCTTTACGCCGCGCGTCAAAAAGGTCCTTGCCTTGGCCGGAAGCGAAGCCCGCGCGCTGAATCATGCCTACGTCGGCACCGAGCATATCCTGCTCGGGCTCCTCCGCGAAGGGGAGGGCGTCGCTGCGCGTGTGTTGCGCAACCTTAATGTCGACTTGGAGAAAACACGGATCGAGATCATGAAAGAACTCGATCCGAATTATGACCCGGAAATGGATACGCTCCCCGGTGGCAAGCCATCGCCGGGCGCACCGGGCGAACAAGGCGCCTCCCAAGCCGCGCGGGACAGCAAGACTCCCGCCTTAAGCACTTTCGGGCGGGACCTCACGGAGCTTGCTCTAAAGGGGGAACTGGACCCCGTCATCGGGCGAGCCGCCGAAATTGAGCGAGTGGTTCAAATCCTGTGCCGGCGGAGCAAAAACAATCCCGTGCTCCTCGGCGAGGCGGGTGTGGGCAAAACCGCGATTGTTGAGGGACTTGCCCAGCAGATTGCGCGTGGCGACGTTCCCGAGCTTCTGCGCGGCAAGCGCGTCGTGACGCTCGATCTCGCTCTGATGGTCGCCGGAACGAAATATCGCGGCCAATTCGAGGAGCGCATCAAAGCCGTAATGGATGAGATCAAGCGCAACAAGAATATCATTTTGTTCATCGATGAGCTCCACACGATTGTCGGCGCTGGCTCCGCGGAAGGTGCGATGGACGCCTCCAACATCATCAAACCCGCCCTTTCGCGGGGCGAAATGCAGTGCATCGGGGCGACTACATTGTCCGAGTACCGCAAGTTTATTGAGAAAGACGCAGCCCTCGAGCGCCGCTTCCAAACCGTCATGGTTCGGGAGCCGACGATTCCCGAGGCCATCGAAATTCTGAAGGGATTGCGTCCTCGGTATGAGGCGCACCATCATGCACGAATTACGGACGAAGCCCTGACCGCCGCTGTTGAGCTGTCGGCCCGATACCTGAATGACCGATACCTGCCGGACAAAGCGATTGATGTGATGGATGAGGCTGGCGCCCGGGCCCGAATTGCGGCTATGACCCGGCCGCCGGACATCAAGGAAAAAGAGTCGCAAATCGAGGAGATTCGGAAACTCAAAGAGCAGGCGATCAAATCGCAGAATTTTGAACAAGCCGCACTCTATCGGGACAAGGAGCGCCAGGCGACAGAAGAAGTTGAACGAATTCTCAGTGAGTGGCGGAAAACCCGCGATGAGACGATTGTCACCGTCGACGTAGAAGACATCATGACAATCGTTTCCAAGTGGACGGGGATCCCGCTATCCCGGATGGAAGAGCGCGAGACCGCTCGGCTATTGCACATGGAGGCCGAGCTACAGAAATCGGTGATTGGCCAGGAAGAGGCCGTAGCCTCGATCTCCAAAGCCCTCCGCCGTTCCCGCGCCGACCTGCGTGATCCGCGGCGACCAATCGGTTCGTTCGTTTTTCTCGGACCCACAGGCGTTGGCAAGACCCTGCTCGCCAAGGCGCTCGCTGAGTTCATGTTCAACGACGCGAATGCGCTCATCCAGATCGACATGTCGGAGTACATGGAGAAGTTCGCCGTCTCGCGGCTCGTCGGGTCGCCCCCGGGCTATGTCGGCTATGACGAGGGTGGCCAACTGACAGAGAAA containing:
- a CDS encoding protein arginine kinase, with the translated sequence MNLDKLVNQPCAWLAVGSSEGPVVSSRIRLARNVRDAAFPGWAGPDECERLWNRIAPVLSGVPSLQPAEAVAMGDLSELGRQILFERHLISREQAEKTRGSGLVFRGDETLSVMVNEEDHLRLQGMRPGLSLRELWKDVDRLDSEIEERLDYAFSSKLGYLTACPTNVGTGLRASVMLHLPGLVLMNEINPVIKGMGKIGLAVRGLWGEGTEAAGNMFQISNQITLGDPEDQIIHLIEQIVQEIVEHERNARARLLERRETVVRDHVGRAYGILCHAHILTSKEALDLLSGLRLGIDLGILPAVSRQVVDELMLLTQPGHLQKLESKALKPKERDRYRARLVRERLAAETRRRKE
- a CDS encoding ATP-dependent Clp protease ATP-binding subunit, with product MNSFTPRAQQVLQLARKEADRFNHGYVGTEHILLGIIALGQGVAVNVLQRLGVNLEMVRLEVEKAVGVGPETKTVGNLPFTPRVKKVLALAGSEARALNHAYVGTEHILLGLLREGEGVAARVLRNLNVDLEKTRIEIMKELDPNYDPEMDTLPGGKPSPGAPGEQGASQAARDSKTPALSTFGRDLTELALKGELDPVIGRAAEIERVVQILCRRSKNNPVLLGEAGVGKTAIVEGLAQQIARGDVPELLRGKRVVTLDLALMVAGTKYRGQFEERIKAVMDEIKRNKNIILFIDELHTIVGAGSAEGAMDASNIIKPALSRGEMQCIGATTLSEYRKFIEKDAALERRFQTVMVREPTIPEAIEILKGLRPRYEAHHHARITDEALTAAVELSARYLNDRYLPDKAIDVMDEAGARARIAAMTRPPDIKEKESQIEEIRKLKEQAIKSQNFEQAALYRDKERQATEEVERILSEWRKTRDETIVTVDVEDIMTIVSKWTGIPLSRMEERETARLLHMEAELQKSVIGQEEAVASISKALRRSRADLRDPRRPIGSFVFLGPTGVGKTLLAKALAEFMFNDANALIQIDMSEYMEKFAVSRLVGSPPGYVGYDEGGQLTEKVRRRPYSVVLFDEIEKAHPDVMHILLQILEEGKLTDSLGRSVDFRNTVVIMTSNIGADLIRKGTGLGFGEVAPTADYARLKTQMLEEAKRAFKPELLNRIDDIIVFRQLTKQDVMKILDIEVRKVQDRLASRKVELHLTESAKEFLLAKGYDPLYGARPLRRAVERYLEDPLAEEILRGNLNNAEAVEVTADGDRLRFSQLAGAS